From a single Pseudomonas serboccidentalis genomic region:
- the fabZ gene encoding 3-hydroxyacyl-ACP dehydratase FabZ: MMDINEIREYLPHRYPFLLVDRVVELDTEGKRIRAYKNVSINEPFFNGHFPAHPIMPGVLIIEAMAQAAGILGFKMLDVKPADGTLYYFVGSDKLRFRQPVLPGDQLILEAKFISCKRQIWKFECQASVDGKPVCSAEIICAERKL, encoded by the coding sequence ATGATGGACATCAACGAGATTCGCGAATACCTGCCTCACCGTTACCCGTTCCTGCTAGTGGACCGGGTGGTGGAACTGGACACTGAAGGCAAGCGCATTCGCGCCTACAAGAATGTCAGCATCAATGAGCCATTCTTCAATGGTCACTTCCCGGCGCATCCAATCATGCCGGGCGTGCTGATCATCGAAGCGATGGCCCAGGCTGCCGGGATCCTCGGTTTCAAAATGCTCGACGTGAAACCGGCTGACGGCACCCTGTATTACTTCGTCGGTTCCGACAAGCTGCGCTTCCGTCAGCCGGTTCTGCCGGGTGACCAGTTGATCCTCGAAGCCAAGTTCATCAGCTGCAAGCGTCAGATCTGGAAGTTCGAGTGCCAGGCTTCGGTCGACGGCAAACCGGTCTGCTCTGCTGAAATCATCTGTGCGGAACGCAAACTATGA
- the lpxA gene encoding acyl-ACP--UDP-N-acetylglucosamine O-acyltransferase — MSLIDPRAIIDPSAVLADGVEVGPWSIIGAGVEIGEGTVIGPHVVLKGPTRIGKHNRIYQFSSVGEDTPDLKYKGEETRLVIGDHNVIREGVTIHRGTVQDRSETTLGDHNLIMAYAHIGHDSVIGNHCILVNNTALAGHVHVDDWAILSGFTLVHQYCHIGAHSFSGMGTAIGKDVPAFVTVFGNPAEARSMNFEGMRRRGFSEDAIHALRRAYKTVYRQGFTVEQALAELAEPAAQFPEVAVFRDSIQSSTRGITR, encoded by the coding sequence ATGAGTTTGATTGACCCTCGCGCAATCATCGATCCGTCGGCCGTTCTGGCTGACGGCGTTGAGGTCGGCCCGTGGTCGATCATCGGCGCAGGTGTGGAAATCGGCGAGGGCACCGTGATCGGACCGCACGTGGTCCTCAAAGGCCCGACCCGAATCGGCAAGCATAATCGTATCTACCAGTTTTCCTCGGTAGGCGAGGACACGCCCGATCTGAAGTACAAGGGCGAAGAAACCCGCCTGGTGATCGGTGACCACAACGTCATTCGCGAAGGCGTGACCATTCACCGTGGCACCGTGCAGGACCGTTCGGAAACCACGCTGGGCGATCACAACCTGATCATGGCCTATGCCCACATCGGGCATGACAGCGTCATCGGCAATCACTGCATTCTGGTCAACAACACCGCGTTGGCCGGGCATGTGCACGTCGACGACTGGGCGATCCTTTCCGGGTTCACCCTGGTTCACCAGTACTGCCACATCGGCGCGCACAGCTTTTCCGGTATGGGCACCGCAATCGGCAAGGACGTCCCGGCGTTCGTGACCGTGTTCGGTAACCCGGCCGAAGCGCGCAGCATGAACTTCGAGGGTATGCGTCGTCGCGGTTTCAGTGAAGACGCCATCCACGCCCTGCGTCGCGCTTATAAAACCGTGTATCGCCAGGGGTTCACCGTGGAACAGGCGCTGGCCGAACTGGCCGAACCTGCTGCGCAGTTCCCGGAAGTCGCGGTGTTCCGTGACTCGATCCAGTCGTCGACTCGCGGCATCACTCGCTGA
- the rnhB gene encoding ribonuclease HII produces the protein MQMGLDFTLVAEVEELVAGVDEVGRGPLCGAVVTAAVILDPNRPILGLNDSKKLTEAKREKLYDEIIEKSLSWCIARAEVEEIDELNILHATMLAMQRAVAGLHVQPKLAMIDGNRCPKLPMRAEAVVQGDGKVPAIAAASILAKVSRDREMAAFELIYPGYGIGGHKGYPTPVHLEALARLGPTPIHRRSFAPVRQAYEALEGLTQV, from the coding sequence ATGCAGATGGGCCTGGATTTCACCTTGGTCGCCGAAGTCGAAGAACTGGTGGCCGGCGTCGACGAAGTCGGTCGCGGCCCGTTGTGCGGGGCGGTCGTGACGGCGGCGGTGATCCTCGATCCGAACCGGCCGATCCTCGGTCTCAACGATTCGAAGAAACTCACCGAAGCCAAGCGCGAGAAGCTCTACGACGAGATCATCGAGAAATCCCTGAGCTGGTGCATCGCCCGCGCCGAAGTCGAAGAAATCGACGAGCTGAACATCCTGCACGCCACCATGCTCGCCATGCAGCGCGCGGTGGCCGGGCTGCATGTGCAGCCGAAACTGGCGATGATCGACGGCAACCGCTGCCCGAAACTGCCGATGCGCGCCGAAGCGGTGGTGCAGGGTGATGGCAAGGTGCCGGCTATCGCTGCGGCGTCGATTCTGGCCAAGGTCAGTCGCGACCGTGAAATGGCCGCGTTCGAATTGATCTACCCGGGCTACGGCATTGGCGGCCATAAAGGCTACCCGACGCCCGTTCATCTGGAAGCGTTGGCACGGCTGGGGCCAACGCCGATTCACCGGCGCTCGTTCGCCCCGGTGCGTCAGGCTTACGAGGCACTCGAAGGCCTGACGCAGGTTTAG
- the dnaE gene encoding DNA polymerase III subunit alpha: MPASFVHLRLHTEYSLVDGLVRIKPLVKALTGMNMPAVAVTDQNNMCSLVKFYKNTMGAGIKPICGADLWLSNKDPDAPLSRISLLVMNAKGYRNLTELISRGFIEGQRNGMVIVEREWVAEANEGLIMLSAAKEGEIGMAMIGGNPAEAEALAREWMAVFPDRFYLEIQRTNRPNDEEQLHGAVALADKLGAPLVATNDVRFIKQEDFAAHETRVCIGEGRALDDPRRSKNYSDQQYLKSAEEMAELFSDIPDAIENTVEIAKRCNIEVKLGTHFLPNFPIPDGMTIDEYFRKVSFDGLEERLAVLLPKDTTEDYEAKRQVYVDRLNFELDIIIQMGFPGYFLIVMDFIQWAKNNGVPVGPGRGSGAGSLVAYVQKITDLDPLEYDLLFERFLNPERVSMPDFDVDFCMDGRDRVIDYVAEKYGRNAVSQIITFGSMAAKAVVRDVARVQGKSYGLADRLSKMIPFEVGMTLEKAYEQEEILRDFIKVDEEAAEIWEMARKLEGVVRNVGKHAGGVVIAPTKLTDFSPIYCDEAGDGLVTQFDKDDVEAAGLVKFDFLGLRTLTIIDWALKTINRDRAKVGEAPLDIAFIPLDDKPTYSLLQKAETTAVFQLESRGMKELIKKLKPDCLEDLIALVALFRPGPLQSGMVDDFINRKHGRAELAYPHSDYQYEGLKPVLAPTYGIILYQEQVMQIAQVMAGYTLGGADMLRRAMGKKKPEEMAKQRGGFIEGCATNNIDADLAGNIFDLVEKFAGYGFNKSHSAAYGLVSYQTAWLKAHYPAPFMAAVLSADMHNTDKVVTLIEEVRTMKLRLDAPDVNTSEFKFTVNDDGRIVYGLGAIKGVGEGPVEAITEARQEGPFKDLFDFCARVDLKRINKRTLDGLIRSGALDRLGPYFHDEQKAYQANIDRNRAVLLAAMEEAIKAAEQTARTHDSGHADLFGGLFVEEDADVYASHRKAKELTLKERLKGEKDTLGLYLTGHPIDEYEGEIRRFARQRIIDLKPARDTQTVAGMIIALRVMKNKKGDKMGFITLDDRSGRIEASLFADAFHSAQSLLQTDAMVVVEGEVSNDDFSGGLRLRVKRVMSMEDARTNLAESLRLKLQTQDLKGDQLRWLGELLKRHRGACPITMEYTSPDAKTLLQFGETWRIDPADALIQALRDQFGRDNVFLQYR, encoded by the coding sequence ATGCCGGCTTCATTCGTTCATCTACGCCTGCACACTGAATACTCCCTGGTCGACGGGCTGGTGCGGATCAAGCCACTGGTCAAGGCGCTGACTGGCATGAACATGCCGGCTGTGGCGGTCACCGACCAGAACAACATGTGTTCCCTGGTCAAATTCTATAAAAACACCATGGGCGCAGGCATCAAGCCGATCTGCGGCGCCGACCTGTGGCTGTCGAACAAGGATCCGGACGCACCGCTGAGCCGGATCAGTCTGTTGGTGATGAACGCCAAGGGCTATCGCAATCTCACCGAGTTGATTTCCCGCGGCTTCATCGAAGGCCAGCGCAACGGCATGGTCATCGTCGAGCGTGAGTGGGTTGCCGAAGCCAACGAAGGCCTGATCATGTTGTCCGCTGCCAAAGAAGGCGAGATCGGCATGGCCATGATCGGCGGCAACCCGGCCGAGGCCGAGGCGCTGGCGCGGGAATGGATGGCGGTGTTCCCGGATCGCTTCTATCTGGAGATCCAGCGCACCAATCGCCCCAACGATGAAGAGCAACTGCACGGCGCAGTGGCCCTGGCCGACAAGCTCGGCGCGCCGCTGGTGGCGACCAACGATGTGCGTTTCATCAAGCAGGAAGACTTTGCCGCCCACGAAACCCGCGTGTGCATCGGTGAGGGCCGCGCCCTCGACGATCCGCGGCGTTCGAAGAATTACAGCGATCAGCAATACCTCAAAAGCGCCGAGGAAATGGCCGAGCTGTTCAGCGATATTCCCGACGCGATCGAAAACACCGTCGAGATTGCCAAGCGCTGCAACATTGAAGTGAAGCTGGGCACGCACTTCCTGCCCAACTTCCCGATTCCCGATGGCATGACCATCGACGAATACTTCCGCAAAGTCTCTTTCGACGGTCTCGAAGAGCGCCTCGCGGTGCTGCTGCCCAAGGACACCACCGAAGACTACGAAGCCAAGCGTCAGGTCTACGTCGACCGGCTGAATTTCGAGCTGGATATCATCATCCAGATGGGCTTCCCCGGTTACTTCCTGATCGTGATGGACTTTATCCAGTGGGCCAAGAACAACGGCGTACCGGTGGGGCCAGGCCGGGGGTCGGGTGCCGGCTCGCTGGTGGCTTACGTGCAGAAGATCACGGACCTGGATCCGCTGGAATACGACCTGCTGTTCGAACGTTTCCTTAACCCGGAACGGGTTTCGATGCCCGACTTCGACGTCGACTTCTGCATGGACGGTCGTGACCGGGTGATCGACTACGTGGCAGAGAAGTACGGTCGCAACGCGGTCAGCCAGATCATCACCTTCGGTTCCATGGCCGCCAAGGCTGTGGTGCGCGACGTGGCGCGGGTGCAGGGCAAGTCCTACGGCCTGGCGGATCGTCTGTCGAAGATGATTCCGTTCGAAGTCGGCATGACCCTGGAAAAAGCCTACGAACAGGAAGAGATCCTGCGTGACTTCATCAAGGTCGATGAAGAAGCGGCAGAAATCTGGGAGATGGCGCGCAAGCTTGAAGGCGTTGTGCGTAACGTCGGTAAACACGCCGGTGGTGTGGTAATCGCCCCGACCAAGCTGACCGACTTCTCGCCGATCTACTGCGACGAGGCCGGTGACGGCCTGGTAACCCAGTTCGACAAGGACGACGTGGAGGCGGCCGGTCTGGTGAAGTTCGACTTCCTCGGCCTGCGGACCCTGACGATCATCGACTGGGCGCTGAAAACCATCAACCGCGACCGCGCCAAGGTTGGCGAAGCACCGCTGGACATCGCGTTTATCCCGCTCGACGACAAGCCGACGTACAGCCTGCTGCAGAAAGCCGAAACCACAGCGGTGTTCCAGCTTGAATCGCGCGGCATGAAGGAGCTGATCAAAAAGCTCAAGCCCGACTGCCTGGAAGACTTGATCGCACTGGTGGCGCTGTTCCGTCCGGGCCCGCTGCAGTCCGGCATGGTGGACGACTTCATCAACCGTAAGCACGGTCGCGCCGAACTGGCGTACCCGCACTCGGACTACCAGTACGAAGGCCTCAAGCCGGTACTGGCGCCGACATACGGCATCATCCTGTATCAGGAACAGGTGATGCAGATCGCCCAGGTCATGGCCGGTTACACCCTCGGTGGTGCGGACATGCTGCGTCGAGCCATGGGTAAGAAGAAACCCGAGGAAATGGCCAAGCAGCGCGGCGGTTTCATTGAGGGTTGCGCGACCAACAATATCGATGCCGACCTCGCCGGTAACATCTTTGACCTGGTAGAGAAATTCGCCGGTTACGGCTTCAACAAATCCCACTCGGCTGCCTACGGCCTGGTGTCCTATCAGACCGCCTGGCTGAAAGCTCACTACCCGGCGCCGTTCATGGCCGCGGTACTCTCGGCGGATATGCACAACACCGACAAGGTCGTGACCTTGATCGAGGAAGTGCGCACGATGAAGCTGCGCCTCGACGCGCCGGACGTGAACACCTCCGAGTTCAAGTTCACGGTGAACGACGACGGCCGCATCGTGTATGGCCTCGGTGCGATCAAAGGCGTCGGCGAAGGCCCGGTGGAAGCAATCACCGAGGCGCGTCAGGAGGGGCCGTTCAAGGACCTGTTCGACTTCTGCGCCCGGGTCGACCTCAAGCGCATCAACAAGCGGACGCTGGACGGCTTGATCCGCAGCGGTGCACTGGATCGCCTCGGCCCGTACTTCCACGACGAGCAAAAGGCTTATCAGGCCAATATCGACCGCAACCGCGCCGTGCTGCTGGCGGCGATGGAAGAGGCGATCAAGGCTGCCGAGCAGACGGCTCGCACTCATGACAGTGGCCACGCCGACCTGTTTGGCGGGTTGTTCGTCGAAGAAGATGCCGACGTTTATGCAAGCCACCGCAAGGCCAAGGAGCTGACCCTCAAGGAACGTCTCAAGGGTGAGAAAGACACTCTGGGCCTGTACCTCACCGGTCACCCGATCGACGAATACGAAGGCGAGATTCGCCGTTTCGCCCGTCAGCGCATCATCGACCTGAAACCGGCTCGTGATACCCAGACGGTCGCCGGGATGATCATTGCCCTGCGGGTAATGAAGAACAAGAAGGGCGACAAGATGGGGTTCATCACCCTCGACGACCGCTCGGGGCGGATCGAGGCGTCGTTGTTTGCCGATGCGTTCCATTCCGCGCAGTCGCTGTTGCAGACCGACGCGATGGTGGTGGTCGAAGGCGAAGTCAGCAACGATGACTTCTCCGGCGGCCTGCGCCTGCGGGTCAAGCGGGTGATGAGCATGGAGGATGCGCGCACCAATCTCGCCGAAAGTCTGCGTTTGAAGCTGCAGACTCAGGACTTGAAGGGTGATCAGCTACGCTGGTTGGGCGAGCTGCTCAAGCGTCACCGCGGGGCGTGCCCGATCACCATGGAGTACACCAGCCCCGATGCGAAGACCTTGCTGCAGTTCGGCGAGACCTGGCGAATCGACCCGGCGGATGCCTTGATTCAAGCCCTGCGTGACCAGTTCGGGCGAGACAACGTCTTCCTCCAATACCGTTGA
- a CDS encoding CTP synthase, producing the protein MTRYIFVTGGVVSSLGKGIASASLAAILEARGLKVTMLKLDPYINVDPGTMSPFQHGEVFVTHDGAETDLDLGHYERFIRTTMTQNNNFTTGRVYEHVLRKERRGDYLGATIQVIPHITDEIKRRIIKGAGDADVAMVEIGGTVGDIESQPFLEAIRQLRFEVGAKRAMLMHLTLVPYIATAGETKTKPTQHSVKELRSIGLQPDVLVCRSDHPIDVSSRRKIAQFTNVEERAVIALEDADTIYKIPGILHSQGLDDFVVERFGLQCGSADLSEWEAVVDAKLNPEHEVTIAMVGKYMELLDAYKSLIEAMSHAGISNRTKVNLRYIDSEDIENQGTALLEGVDAILVPGGFGLRGVEGKITAVQYARENKVPYLGICLGMQVAVIEFARNVMGWKDANSTEFDRASGHPVVGLITEWEDATGAVEVRTEASDLGGTMRLGAQECLLEAGSKVHDCYGKDVIVERHRHRYEVNNNLLPQIIEAGLKISGRSADAALVEVVEAPDHPWFVACQFHPEFTSTPRDGHPLFSGFVKAALAQHQKKA; encoded by the coding sequence ATGACGCGCTACATATTCGTCACGGGCGGTGTTGTTTCTTCATTGGGGAAAGGCATTGCCTCGGCTTCATTGGCGGCTATCCTGGAGGCGCGGGGGCTTAAGGTCACCATGCTGAAGCTGGATCCGTACATCAACGTCGATCCAGGCACCATGAGTCCGTTCCAGCACGGTGAAGTGTTCGTCACCCACGACGGCGCCGAGACCGACCTGGACCTGGGCCACTACGAGCGGTTCATCCGCACGACCATGACCCAGAACAACAACTTCACCACCGGCCGTGTCTACGAGCACGTGCTGCGCAAAGAGCGTCGTGGTGACTACCTGGGTGCAACCATCCAGGTGATTCCGCACATCACCGACGAAATCAAGCGCCGCATCATCAAGGGTGCCGGTGACGCTGACGTGGCGATGGTCGAGATCGGTGGCACCGTCGGTGACATCGAATCGCAACCGTTCCTCGAAGCCATCCGCCAGTTGCGTTTCGAAGTCGGCGCCAAGCGCGCGATGCTGATGCACCTGACGCTGGTGCCGTACATCGCCACTGCCGGCGAAACCAAAACCAAACCGACCCAGCACTCCGTCAAGGAACTGCGTTCGATCGGCCTGCAGCCAGACGTGCTGGTGTGCCGTTCCGATCACCCGATCGATGTGTCCTCGCGTCGCAAGATCGCGCAGTTCACCAACGTTGAAGAACGTGCGGTGATCGCGCTGGAAGACGCCGATACCATCTACAAGATCCCGGGCATCCTGCACTCGCAGGGTCTGGATGATTTTGTTGTCGAGCGCTTTGGCCTGCAATGCGGCAGTGCTGACCTGTCCGAGTGGGAAGCGGTGGTTGACGCCAAGCTGAACCCGGAACACGAAGTCACCATCGCGATGGTCGGCAAGTACATGGAGCTGCTGGACGCCTACAAGTCGCTGATCGAAGCGATGAGTCACGCCGGCATCAGCAACCGTACCAAGGTCAACCTGCGCTACATCGATTCCGAAGACATCGAGAACCAGGGCACTGCGCTGCTCGAAGGTGTCGACGCGATTCTGGTACCGGGCGGCTTCGGTCTGCGTGGCGTTGAAGGCAAGATCACTGCCGTTCAGTACGCTCGCGAAAACAAGGTTCCGTACCTGGGCATCTGCCTCGGCATGCAAGTGGCGGTCATTGAGTTCGCCCGTAACGTGATGGGCTGGAAAGACGCCAACTCCACCGAGTTCGATCGCGCCAGCGGCCACCCGGTCGTGGGTCTGATCACCGAGTGGGAAGACGCGACCGGCGCGGTTGAAGTGCGTACCGAAGCCTCCGATCTGGGCGGCACCATGCGTCTGGGCGCTCAGGAATGCCTGCTGGAAGCCGGCTCCAAGGTGCACGATTGCTACGGCAAGGATGTGATTGTCGAGCGTCACCGTCACCGCTACGAAGTGAACAACAACCTGCTGCCACAAATCATCGAAGCCGGCCTGAAAATCTCCGGTCGCTCCGCTGACGCCGCGCTGGTTGAAGTGGTCGAAGCCCCGGATCATCCATGGTTCGTCGCTTGCCAGTTCCACCCTGAGTTCACCTCGACGCCACGTGACGGTCACCCGCTGTTCAGCGGTTTCGTCAAGGCAGCGTTGGCACAACACCAGAAGAAGGCGTAA
- a CDS encoding acetyl-CoA carboxylase carboxyltransferase subunit alpha, producing the protein MNPNFLDFEQPIADLQAKIEELRLVGNDNSLNIGDEISRLQDKSRTLTEDIFGKLTSWQIARLARHPKRPYTLDYIEHIFTEFDELHGDRHFSDDAAIVGGVARLEDQPVMVIGHQKGREVREKVRRNFGMPRPEGYRKACRLMEMAERFKMPILTFIDTPGAYPGIDAEERNQSEAIAWNLRVMSRLKTPIIATVIGEGGSGGALAIGVCDQLNMLQYSTYAVISPEGCASILWKTAEKAPDAAEAMGITAERLKGLGIVDKVIGEPLGGAHRDPAAAAASIRAELSSQLAMLKKFDNEALLKRRYDRLMSYGL; encoded by the coding sequence ATGAACCCGAATTTTCTAGATTTCGAACAGCCGATCGCCGACCTGCAAGCCAAGATCGAAGAGTTGCGCTTGGTCGGTAATGACAATTCGCTGAATATCGGCGATGAGATCTCCCGCCTGCAGGACAAGAGCCGCACGCTGACCGAAGACATCTTCGGCAAGCTGACCAGCTGGCAGATCGCTCGCCTGGCGCGTCACCCGAAACGCCCGTACACCCTGGACTACATCGAGCACATCTTCACCGAGTTCGACGAACTGCACGGTGACCGTCACTTCTCCGACGACGCGGCCATTGTTGGCGGCGTGGCACGTCTGGAAGACCAGCCAGTGATGGTGATCGGTCACCAGAAGGGCCGTGAAGTGCGCGAGAAGGTACGCCGCAACTTCGGCATGCCGCGTCCTGAAGGCTACCGCAAGGCCTGCCGTCTGATGGAGATGGCCGAGCGTTTCAAAATGCCGATCCTGACCTTCATCGACACCCCGGGTGCCTACCCGGGCATCGACGCCGAAGAGCGCAACCAGAGCGAAGCGATCGCCTGGAACCTGCGCGTGATGTCGCGCCTGAAAACCCCGATCATCGCCACCGTTATTGGTGAAGGTGGTTCCGGCGGTGCACTGGCCATCGGTGTATGCGACCAGCTGAACATGCTGCAGTATTCGACCTACGCGGTGATCTCGCCGGAAGGTTGCGCTTCGATTCTGTGGAAGACCGCCGAAAAAGCGCCGGACGCTGCTGAAGCGATGGGCATCACCGCTGAGCGCCTGAAAGGCCTGGGCATCGTCGACAAGGTGATCGGCGAGCCATTGGGCGGCGCCCACCGTGATCCGGCTGCTGCCGCTGCTTCGATCCGCGCGGAGCTGAGCTCGCAACTGGCGATGCTGAAGAAGTTCGACAACGAAGCGCTGCTCAAGCGCCGTTATGATCGACTGATGAGCTACGGTCTCTAA
- the tilS gene encoding tRNA lysidine(34) synthetase TilS has protein sequence MNSSKSDLPSRLMLSLEPWRNAAHWRIAFSGGLDSTVLLHLLADLARHHSLPALSAIHIHHGLQAAADAWPQHCQSACDALGVPLQVVRVAVQPGASLERAAREARYAAFTSLTEAGDVLLTGQHRDDQAETLLFRLMRGAGVRGLSAMPAQRPLGQGTLLRPLLDVTRAELETYALAHQLSWIEDPSNEDRQFSRNYLRHQVLPRLTERWPQAQASMARSAAHLREAQGLLDELAQIDLAQAATPSEFHWLGLPSLALAPLATLSAARQRNALSHWLEPLTRLPDTDHWSGWTSLCDAANDASPVWRLADGQLHRSAGRIWWLSGDWLRVPAVSAEWRDPSTALRLPNNGRVMFSGQTPVGPLQIRYRQGGEMMHLAERGHRDLKRLLNERAVPAFVRGRLPLLFGGEKLLAVANLPGLDGHGQGGWKLHWQPTDEDQGLR, from the coding sequence ATGAATTCTTCGAAGAGTGATTTGCCGTCGCGGCTTATGTTGAGCCTTGAGCCTTGGCGCAACGCCGCTCATTGGCGTATCGCTTTCTCCGGCGGTCTCGACTCCACCGTCCTGCTGCATCTGCTTGCCGATCTCGCCAGACACCATTCCCTGCCGGCGCTGAGCGCCATCCATATCCACCACGGTCTCCAGGCGGCGGCTGATGCGTGGCCGCAGCATTGTCAGTCGGCCTGCGATGCGCTGGGCGTTCCTTTGCAGGTCGTTCGGGTGGCGGTGCAACCCGGCGCCAGCCTTGAACGGGCGGCGCGGGAAGCTCGTTATGCGGCGTTCACCTCGCTGACGGAGGCGGGTGACGTGCTGCTGACCGGGCAGCACCGTGACGATCAGGCCGAAACCCTGCTGTTTCGCCTGATGCGCGGTGCCGGCGTTCGCGGTCTCTCGGCGATGCCGGCGCAGCGACCGTTGGGGCAGGGCACGCTGCTGCGGCCATTGCTCGACGTCACGCGTGCCGAGCTTGAAACGTACGCCCTGGCGCATCAACTGAGCTGGATCGAAGACCCGTCGAATGAAGATCGGCAATTCTCCCGCAACTACCTGCGTCATCAAGTGCTGCCTCGATTGACCGAGCGCTGGCCGCAGGCGCAGGCGAGCATGGCCCGCAGCGCGGCGCATCTACGCGAGGCGCAAGGCTTGCTCGATGAGCTGGCGCAGATCGATCTGGCGCAAGCCGCTACGCCGAGTGAGTTTCACTGGCTGGGCTTGCCGTCGCTGGCATTGGCACCGCTGGCAACATTGTCCGCCGCTCGTCAGCGCAACGCGCTCAGCCATTGGCTCGAACCGCTGACCCGGCTGCCGGACACTGACCATTGGTCGGGTTGGACAAGCCTGTGCGACGCCGCCAACGATGCGTCCCCAGTCTGGCGCCTGGCCGATGGCCAATTGCACCGCAGCGCCGGCCGGATATGGTGGCTGAGCGGCGACTGGCTGCGTGTGCCAGCGGTCAGTGCCGAGTGGCGTGACCCGTCGACAGCGCTACGCTTGCCGAATAACGGGCGTGTCATGTTCAGCGGGCAGACTCCCGTCGGGCCGTTGCAGATTCGCTATCGGCAGGGCGGCGAAATGATGCATCTGGCGGAGCGCGGCCACCGCGATCTCAAGCGCCTGCTCAATGAGCGCGCGGTGCCGGCCTTCGTCCGTGGCAGATTGCCGCTGCTGTTTGGCGGCGAAAAATTGCTCGCGGTGGCGAACCTGCCGGGCCTTGACGGGCATGGGCAGGGCGGCTGGAAATTGCATTGGCAGCCAACAGACGAAGATCAAGGTTTGAGATGA
- the lpxB gene encoding lipid-A-disaccharide synthase, with translation MANLRIALVAGEASGDILGAGLMRALKAQHPAVEFIGVGGPLMQAEGLTSYFPMERLSVMGLVEVLGRLRELLKRRKDLIATLIAEKPDVFIGIDAPDFNLNIELKLRQAGIKTVHYVSPSVWAWRQKRVLKIREGCDLMLTLLPFEAKFYEEKGVPVRFVGHTLADTIPLQADRAAARAELGLPDGPLVALMPGSRGGEVGRLGALFLDTAERLRAMRPGLRFVIPCANAERRAQLEELLAGRDLPVTLLDGKSHLALAACNAVLIASGTATLEALLYKRPMVVAYRLAPLTFWILKRMVKSPYVSLPNLLAQRLLVPELLQDDATVEALAQTLSPLIEGGEEQTRGFDEIHRTLRLDASNQAADAVLNLIGQSR, from the coding sequence ATGGCCAATCTGCGTATTGCGCTGGTGGCGGGCGAAGCTTCCGGTGATATTTTGGGCGCCGGTCTGATGCGCGCCCTCAAGGCGCAACATCCGGCGGTCGAGTTCATCGGCGTCGGCGGCCCGTTGATGCAGGCCGAAGGCCTGACGTCCTACTTCCCCATGGAGCGTCTGTCGGTCATGGGGCTGGTTGAAGTGCTCGGGCGGCTGCGCGAGTTGCTCAAGCGCCGCAAGGACCTGATCGCCACGTTGATTGCCGAGAAACCGGATGTGTTCATCGGCATCGACGCTCCGGATTTCAACCTCAATATCGAACTCAAGCTGCGTCAGGCCGGGATCAAGACCGTGCACTACGTCAGCCCGTCGGTATGGGCGTGGCGGCAGAAGCGCGTGCTGAAGATTCGCGAAGGCTGCGATCTGATGCTGACGCTGTTGCCGTTCGAAGCAAAATTCTACGAAGAGAAGGGCGTACCGGTACGCTTCGTCGGTCACACGCTGGCCGATACCATTCCGCTGCAGGCTGATCGCGCCGCTGCGCGTGCCGAATTGGGCTTGCCCGACGGTCCGCTGGTCGCCTTGATGCCGGGCAGTCGCGGTGGCGAAGTCGGGCGTCTGGGGGCGCTGTTCCTCGACACGGCCGAGCGCCTGCGGGCCATGCGTCCAGGCTTGCGCTTCGTCATACCGTGCGCGAATGCCGAGCGTCGCGCTCAGCTCGAGGAGCTGCTTGCGGGTCGCGACTTGCCGGTAACCCTGCTCGACGGCAAGTCCCATCTGGCGCTGGCGGCGTGCAACGCGGTATTGATCGCCTCCGGTACGGCCACGCTAGAAGCGTTGCTGTACAAACGGCCGATGGTCGTCGCGTATCGCCTGGCGCCGCTGACGTTCTGGATTCTCAAGCGCATGGTCAAGAGCCCGTACGTGTCGCTGCCGAACCTGCTGGCCCAGCGCCTGTTGGTGCCGGAATTGTTGCAGGATGATGCAACGGTCGAGGCGCTGGCGCAGACCCTGTCGCCGCTGATCGAAGGCGGCGAAGAGCAGACCCGTGGCTTCGACGAGATTCACCGCACGTTGCGGCTGGATGCTTCCAATCAGGCGGCGGACGCCGTCCTCAACCTGATCGGTCAATCACGATGA